From the Cucumis sativus cultivar 9930 chromosome 5, Cucumber_9930_V3, whole genome shotgun sequence genome, the window tatttttttacatgtaCACTAGATCgatcaaatttattaacaaaCTATAAAGCATAAGTAGTTATGCAGTCAAATTTTGCCATATGTGTCATGACAATTATTGACTCGTCTTATGTATACATTTGAAAGCATACAAGCTAAATTGTTATTGatcaaatttatgaaaatcaaaGCATTTTTTAAGCTTCAAACGTGTCTCTAACCGGGTTTAATAAGTTGCTAAACACTACAtgactttcaaaatttaaatgttcgtaaaataattttttataattttaaaaattcataaatatataatctaatAATGTTCAAGCGTGTCtaagaaaacataaacttaaaaatatctaataaatcaTGCATGAGACAACACGTACATAGTCTCTAACACCTAATAGAACGACGTCTTTGACTTTGAATTTGTGAACTTTCGATATTATATAAGTGTTCAACGTATtaaagtttaacttttattcaaaagaaaaataaaaacaacttaatCCAGCGAAAAAATTTAGtaacacaaaaaataattatcggTATTGAATGATAAATCATAGTTATTCGAAATAGGTATAGTATAATAATTAACGTAGATTTTAAAGAGAATGTGTCAACTAAATAGGAACATTAAAGAATGCATTTATATATCAACTTATgattgggtttagggtttatttccaacttataaattactaagaagaagaattaagTTTAGTAGATAATTATcctaacaaataatttagaaaaaaaatattaaacttacACAAATAAGAAGTTAACTATTTTTGcatctaaaaattttatgaacattttttacATATACTAAAGTGCACAAACGTGGTtgtttgtaaaattgaaaagactTTTTAAGTCCATAGTCTCATAAttgtcaaaatcaaaattattgaacacttttaaattttcaagaatCTTTTTGAACACattaataatactttttttttttattattaaaatttgaaaatctataagatacattattatatgaaattaaaaaatggatgaaatAAAACCTGTAATATTTAACTTACAAAATAAGCCACGAAAAATGATACTTAGCTTATATAAAATggaaactaatttttaaacaatataaattttgatttccaaagaagaataattaaaagaaaaaacacaacgtagaaaataataaattacttCAACGACAATACACGCCCATCCCTCCCCATATAAATCCCCCACACTCCTTCCTCTATTCCTCGCTCAAACCTCTTTCCTCttctctcctctcctctctttCTATTTACTCTCTTTGCTCCCCTATGGCCAAAGACGACGTCACGACGGCAAGAGGGTTCTCCGGCAAGGACTACCACGACCCTCCTCCAGCCCCGCTCTTCGACGCGGCGGAGCTAGGCAAGTGGTCCTTTTACAGAGCCATCATTGCTGAGTTCATTGccactcttctttttctctatgtCACTATCTTGACTATTATCGGCTACAACAGCCAGACCGATACCGACAAGCCCGGCGCCAACGCTTGCGATGGCGTTGGCATTCTCGGCATCGCTTGGTCCTTTGGCGGCATGATCTTCGTCCTTGTCTACTGCACTGCTGGCATTTCAGGTTCGTTAACTATATCCTGAGCGTGTAACTACGTGATTAACGATTTTACATCTTGGTCGTTACATACATATTCTTACTTTGAGTAAAGAAAGTAAGGGATACCATTATAGCCGCCATTTTGATGTAAAAAACGTAgtttgttagatttttttttttttatacaaattgAGAATAGTAGAATTTGAACTCTAGACCTCTTCTCGACCCCTCTGGTTCTTACGTTAAGCTAACAGTTTAGTCTTGTTGgctagtttgtttgatttaatatggAAGAGATGTTAAACAAAATAGCTTATTtagtaaaagaagaattttttctttcaaaatctaCATATTCATACATTATTggtaataaaaatatagtttaaagtCTGGGATTTATTCTTCCTATATGGGTTTGAAAAGAGAAGCAGAatacatttttgtaatttcctATATTATTTTCTAGGTCCCTTCCTGATAAAacattgaaatatttcttCACAGAGCAGagatctttaatattttacgctgtagatttttttattccttCATTTAATGAGACAGTATTGattattatacatatatacaaaaacaaatcagatcccaatcaaaatcaaaatatttttttgccAAGTTTAATGGgtgattttcttaaaaatgattataatatttgtggGGGAAAATGAACTGCAGGAGGGCACATAAACCCGGCGGTGACGTTCGGGCTGTTCTTGGCTCGTAAAGTGTCGTTGGTGCGAGCAGTAGCGTACATGGTGGCTCAGTGTTTGGGGGCCGTTTGCGGTGCGGGGCTAGTAAAAGCCTTCCAAAAGGGTTACTACAACAAGTACGGTGGCGGTGCGAACCAACTCGCCCATGGCTACTCCAAAGGCACCGGTTTAGGAGCTGAAATCGTTGGTACCTTTATCTTGGTTTACACCGTCTTCTCCGCCACCGATTCCAAGAGAAATGCCAGAGACTCCCATGTTCCTGTACGTTCACTTCTTCCTCTAgtcttttaaaatttccaCTCTAGTCCCTCTAACAGTTTTGCTTTTCAAACATGTCCACTAGATAGGTTGGATGCTTAATTCATAATTAATCTTAACTTGtgtgtttatatttttaaagctAATGGTGAGCATGCATTAATCTACAAGCAGGGTATAGCTATGCTGAAtctctttttgtttgaatgtaCCCATTTGTCTTTGGGTTTTTTGTTTGctattttgaactttatgttattattatatagattttgtttttagtagTACAGAACTGCTACCctattctattattattaaataatttacatataacatatttgatattcactgtcatagtttatttttattaataaaacaaagattCAAATCAGTTTCAAAGCCCATCAGCTCATCTGCTACTTGTGGTGGCTATAAATATCAGTTACTgcaattttttactttaatacTAAGCAgcaataaaactaaaaaaccaaaacaataatttttaaattttgctcaCCCGATTAGAAATGGCTttgaaactaagaaaaatatcaatgaaTATAATAGAAACTTGAAATCCAAAGTTGTTGAATTTATACTCTaagatagagaagaaaaatagtttaaaatttccGAGATCCTATAAACTCCAAAAAACTCTTTATTTGTTTCCCAAGAAAATAATGATgctatcaaaattttccatatGTTGTGGCCCGATGCTTTCTTTCTAAGGGGACGTGGCTTTTTCTTTCCCCATGTAGGAATAGCATTGAATGTGAGTTCTGATGTAATAAAGCTGTTTTAAATCTTAGGCACATCAGCAGCGTGGGCATTAAGCCCCTTCCCTTACCATTCTTTGGTCACCTTTCTTTGAACACGTCATAATATTCTTTCcccattttaaaagaattaccTCTTTTCTCCATCTTCCCCTTTTCAATTCCTCTCTCTTTACActttccttttgtttgttattttcacTTCCATCTAAACTAAATCCTTATTATTCCTCCCACATGCCTGCTACGTCATTATCCTCTCCACCCACCCTTCTTCCCTATATTACACAAACTACCCATCAACTTTGCCTTTCATCATATCAGTAGGTTCAAATTATGTTCCACTGAAGTAAAAACAATGAagatatatgtttaaaatgaaCACAACAATGTACTATTGTAGAGCTAGGTGAATGAATAACGTAACCATGTTGAAATCTCCTCAAATGTAGAAATTTATGAACTTcatctcttttgttttaaaagttggGTAGATATCAAAACATGTTACATGATATTGTAACTTTTTGTAAGAAGATAGGATATTGTTTTAAGCAATACAATGGGTAAACTTTAGGAGTATCTTTAGGTAAttattgggtttttttttaaaaattgtacttgtaatatatattaaaatactgTTGGTTGGGGTTTCACGAGACTGACTTTTCACCCTTCTGGCTGTGCATCAactcattgaaaaaaaaggagggTTTGTTAGAGATCTAACTCTTTAATGTCAcgttttcttgtctttttactttttgcaaGTTTTGGTTACAAATGATTCACTTTTTGACTCATCTtatcaccttttttttattagtcaatgtttttaactttccatttgttttttcttttgtttctattcGACTTAGCTTTGaatttatgtgttatttgtCTCTTCTCGAGATTCGTCATTAGATTCTTCTATCTAAAACCattctttgctttctttttccttttcgttTAACTGAAATTGAATGTGtataaattttcatcattttcttcttgaatTCAAATGTCTGTCTCTTTGGCCTTTGTTCTTCCTTACactacattattttaattaagttaatgattttcattttgctttaaataataataattataatacaaaAGGTATTGGCTCCACTCCCAATTGGGTTTGCTGTGTTTATGGTTCACTTGGCCACCATCCCCATCACCGGCACAAGCATCAACCCTGCAAGAAGCTTCGGCCCTGCTGTTATCTTGAATAGGGAAAAACCTTGGGATGACCATGTGAGtatctccctctccctctttctctctctctctctctctctctatatttatatcttctttaaACGATGTGTTAATGGGTTGGGCTTCTGTGCAGTGGATATTCTGGGTTGGGCCATTTGTGGGAGCGGCCATCGCAGCGTTCTACCACCAGTTCATCTTGAGGGCGGGCGCGGCCAAAGCTCTGGGCTCTTTCAGGAGCAACCCCTCCGTCTGATCGCATTCCATAAGCAAAAGACACTTTTaaagccttttttttcttcttctttttatttaactttttgttggggccaattgtttaaaaattgtttgtttttctttctttttagtatttaactttttaagtttgttgtattgtaatttgtaatGTAACCACTTGGCTTACTAATGTTCATTTTTTAGGCCCTTATTATCGTTGTTGGCCAACAATCCTATCCCTATGTTACTTAGtgtgttaataattatttgtgaaTCTTTCATCATTATAAGGTTGCTaaagtttataatataatcCCACTTTATGTAACATTCTCATATTAATATGAGACAATgtattttcaacatttattcTGAAACTATAAATTTGTGACACGTTTTAATCGTTGCGAATGTTATTGATTAACTCTAGCGGTAATGAcaaatctataaatttaatatcgaTAATAATGGTGaaaatttcaacttcaatCTAATTAACCACCATTTATATCTCAGTAAGATTACAAATGGTAACTTCACCAAatggaagagagaaagaaaaagaaaaaggaaatttatgACGGGGGAAGGGTTGAAAATCTGCCCTATTTTAAACCaaagtacaaataataaaattgaaaatagaattCCAGTTTCATTATTCGTTGTTCATCCCAATCGAGAGAGGAAGATGCATCTATGGCCTTCAACGAGAATCAGAGACTCTTTCAAGCACGCTTACATCAAAAAGCTGGAATGGAACCTCCACAGAATGAAAATCCAAAAGCATCAGCACCAATCTTCTAGCAAACAGAACTTGTTGGATAAAGAAGAAGCATCTGATGCTGCTGACGCCGAAACTTCAGAACCTTCCCCTTCAGTTTCTTTTGGTCAACGAGTTCTTGAATTCTTCTCAGAActctttcatcttctttcctGTTGTTACTGCTGTTACTGCTGCGGAGgtgattaatttttctttccccccttttcaaaatcatcttCTTATGAAACTCGACTTGCATATACAATTTTCGGATTAGGTCCTAACTTTAAGTTAAGGAGATGATTGATCTTGAATTTTGGGTTTAAAAtgtctatttaatttatttttttacaaaaacttAGTACCAACGGTggatttttaattgaaatgaaatgatcGCCCAGGAAAATAGAGGAAAATCCACACCGGTGTGGTATTGGCCACCAACACTCTAACAAAGAAATTAGTTATCGCTTAGAGAGTATAGAATTCCAGATGTATTTCAGTTGTCGAGAGCTCTCTTAGTTATATAGAACTAAGTTTCATAATGGCCCTTAGTTAATTAACTTTCGAGTACTTAATCAAGCCGTTACCAGCTGTGTAAATTATCGGATTGATTTCACTAGTAACCCATACATGTACCAAAGTAGAACAACATAGTCTTTATCTTGGTAGAGTTGGCCTCCGTGCTTAGGTACTATGGCTTTATCGGATTGATTTCATAATGTGATCATTCCATTTCTGCCAAGAATTAATGTTCACGGTTGGTATCAAATTTCGGTACCAACATCTATGATAGCTTTAATAGCCTGGGGTTGAGAGTTTTGGTTGCATTTCGGTATTGTTAAGAGTATACCAAGaagaataaatttgatatagtTGGATTAAGTTGTTGAGCTGAATAGTGATCTAACATATAGAGAGCAGGAAGGCAAGTACAAACTGTTAGAATTAATGGGAATTCGCCCAGGAAAAGATTTACCCTaatttgctttcctttttttttttgttaagcctgttgtctatttatttttccccttTTGTATCTTGGATCGTGGTTTTCCTTTTGGTACTCAAGTTTGCATGTAACTCAgtgtctattttcttttaccgGAATTGTTTTCTGATTAGTTCACCTGTTGGCTTTTGCTAATTTTAGTTCACAAGTAAGAGTAATACAAATGCCATAGCTTGAAACTGATGTCATAgttcttaaaatttagttttgcgGTTTAGAGGAGAGGTTTTCATTGCTTCATGATGTTTCTTGCAGTTTTTCATTTGCAATCTAGTCTAGGGACTAGGAAGCTTTGAAGGCTTTAAATGATACGTTTTGAATAAAACTTAATTCGAAAAATTTGCATTGAAACAAGGACTTTGAGCATTCAAAAAGTTACTTCAAACAAGCTCTTAGTTTTCTGAAACGAAAAGGAGGAAAACATTGTCTAGTTCTTAGAAGTAGAAAATTTCCAACAGTGtcttactattttttcttgattaaaGAGCTGTTTAAGATTCTATTCCTTCAATGAAGTTCCATCTTATACATGTTCGATGTCATGAACAATTGTCTATTGGGTAATAAAGTTTCTGTTGGGTTGATGGATTGCTAAAACATCTAGATCCTTTGAATTGTAATTACTAAACTATTACTAGATCTGACAACTTAAATTGATGCTTGTTGGtttaaaaatcatatgaaACCCAACAAATGATTGCCAACATTATTGGAGAAGAATTTTAGTTGTTCAAAGtttgaactaaacttttttgCTCAAATACCATGTTGAATTAGCACTTGACTTGAtgtatacacacacacatcatatatatttttttatccaGATGTTAATATTCCCAAGGGTCACGATACTTAAAGTTCGTTTTCTCTCTGATAGTTGAGAatgattcttttttcatgATTCATCTGAGATGATTCCTTCTTCTTAGATCTCTTTCAACTGggtattatagtttttttaaaactaatttggttatattgcaaatttggtcCTACAGTTTGTAATTAGATTTTAGTCCATATGATTTGCAATTTAACCAACCAAAGCTTAAGgactaaattctaactttctCTATACCGTAGTGGccaaatttgcaatttaaccTACCATATTTGTTTGGCCTGCATAATTCATAACaataacattatattataactCATATTGCAAAAGTCTCGAGTTATCATTAACAGTTATTTCTTGAACTTGCATCTTTCATTAAGCACCCATTTGTGGCAAGCTAGAGACGGTTTTCTCattacattcattttctattatgaaaattttattcattttaaggAATATAGAGAATTCACAATAGAAATGTTACAAACATTTGACATAAGCTCATGCTTGTGCAGCTTGCCTCCCCGACGAAGAACATTAATATTGATGAAGAATAGAAGCTTGGAATTGATAAAGATAGCTGATTGATGCAGATGATATTTACATTATGTGTACTGTATAGTAATCTTAGCCATTTACAGGTAATTCTAGCATTATGAACACTGACACATATTGATgtccttttctttcattagGTTGAAGATATTGTTAAACCGATAACAATAGTATATACTCATCTTGGATTTAGAAGCTGCCTACATAGCTCAATTCGTCTAGACACATGCtctaaaaattaaagtctCTCTCAAACATTCGTCTTCTATTTTGGTAAAAGCTAGATTTGGAAAATCTtcctaaatataaaatcatcAGGTACGGTATTAAGTATATAAGACCTTAGCATGGCTTAAGAAGTTCATAGTCACCCTTCACATCGTGGTCGATGTGAAGGGTATATACTCTTTTCCAAAATGTATATGAGGAAGTTGGATTTTGGACTTGGTAGATTCAACATACCTTCATCCAAACTTCAAAGTCACTATCCAAACCATTGGAAGACCTAACACATTATTTTCGTCCAGTTTTAGGCAGGTCTAAACAATGAACTTCGTGCCTTGAAATGTAAGCTGAACAAACTTTGCACCATGGTCGTGCCTTGAAATGTAAGCTGAACAAACTTTGCACCATGGTCGTGCCATtaagaatgaagaaatgaaaacgCCAATTTATCCTTCCTATCGATGTCAAACTAACGAAAACtgtaaaaaattatcaattgaCTAACATTGTGACCATAAATTTGGGTAATATATtcagtaatttttttacatgaaaattatttgtatgatttattagaagtaaagtaataataaatgcGGACAGTGTTCTTAGGCAGAAGTAGAACACCAAAACgcaaacaattaaaagaatCCCCAACCACTTCCCATACCCTCATTAACTACCCAATGCCTCATCACTTTCACTCCCCATTCCTAATTTTCCCTCCACGCAACCTTTCATTGTGAACTGAAAATCTCCGACTGCCAAATGGTTCACCCGGTTGAAGACGCCGATGAGCAGAGCCCCTTCGGCTCTCTCACCGCCGATGAGTTCTATGCTCGTCATTCTGTGACTCA encodes:
- the PIP2-7 gene encoding aquaporin PIP2-1-like; amino-acid sequence: MAKDDVTTARGFSGKDYHDPPPAPLFDAAELGKWSFYRAIIAEFIATLLFLYVTILTIIGYNSQTDTDKPGANACDGVGILGIAWSFGGMIFVLVYCTAGISGGHINPAVTFGLFLARKVSLVRAVAYMVAQCLGAVCGAGLVKAFQKGYYNKYGGGANQLAHGYSKGTGLGAEIVGTFILVYTVFSATDSKRNARDSHVPVLAPLPIGFAVFMVHLATIPITGTSINPARSFGPAVILNREKPWDDHWIFWVGPFVGAAIAAFYHQFILRAGAAKALGSFRSNPSV